One window of the Colletotrichum destructivum chromosome 6, complete sequence genome contains the following:
- a CDS encoding uncharacterized protein (Putative large ribosomal subunit protein mL40, fungi) has protein sequence MASLASLRGLRPTFTSLASTSPSTASRALSTSAPLAARKATTSSGGGTPEYAGRVANLRQHLFAQAPPPLRMARNRHLRHWTIHRAWLLLQRQQREARERELQRMQQSMYVANEELRRSAGPGTRDEGWLYRVSQEKKGVYGPGAVPIEYARQQTETPARQAWNHEWKR, from the coding sequence ATGGCCTCCCTCGCATCCCTCCGCGGCCTGCGCCCGACTTTCACATCCCTCGCCTCGACATCACCGAGCACCGCCTCCCGCGCcctctcgacctcggctcccctcgccgcccgcaaAGCAACCACGTCCTCGGGCGGTGGCACCCCAGAGTACGCCGGCCGTGTCGCCAACCTCCGCCAGCACCTCTTCGCCCAGGCCCCGCCCCCCTTGCGTATGGCCCGTAACCGTCACCTGCGCCACTGGACCATCCACCGCGCCtggctcctcctccagcgccagcagcgCGAGGCCCGCGAGCGCGAGCTGCAACGCATGCAGCAGAGTATGTacgtcgccaacgaggagCTCCGCCGCTCCGCCGGTCCGGGCACCAGGGACGAGGGCTGGCTGTACCGCGTCTcccaggagaagaagggcgtgtacggccccggcgccgtGCCCATCGAGTACGCCCGCCAGCAGACCGAGACTCCCGCCCGCCAGGCGTGGAACCACGAGTGGAAGCGGTAG
- a CDS encoding Putative small GTP-binding protein, producing the protein MAAANNAQNVIRRKLVIIGDGACGKTSLLSVFTLGYFPTYSTQPVNPEPRSLTRHDLQIPTVFENYVTDCRVDGKSVQLALWDTAGQEDYERLRPLAYSKAHVILIGFSVDTPDSLDNVKHKWVEEVTRLCPGVPIILVGLKKDLREDPVAIEEMRKKSLRFVTHQEGDAASKEIGARKYLECSSLSGEGVDDVFEAATRAALLTFEKGEGGGCCVIL; encoded by the exons ATGGCAGCAGCAAATAACGCCCAGAACGTCATCCGCAG GAAGCTCGTCATCATTGGCGATGGTGCCTGCGGAAAGACGAGTCTGCTGAGCGTCTTCACTCTCGGTTACTTCCCCACG TACTCGACGCAGCCCGTCAACCCCGAGCCCCGATCCCTGACGAGACATGACTTACAGATCCCCACCGTTTTCGAAAACTATGTTACCGACTGCAGAGTAGATGGCAAGTCGGTTCAGCTGGCGCTATGGGATACCGCCGGACAAGAGGACTACGAGCGGTTACGTCCCCTGGCATACTCCAAAGCGCAcgtcatcctcatcggcTTCTCCGTCGACACCCCCGACTccctcgacaacgtcaaGCACAAG TGGGTTGAGGAGGTCACGCGTCTTTGCCCCGGCGTCCCTATCATTCTCGTTGGATTGAAGAAAGATCTCCGTGAAGAccccgtcgccatcgaggagatGCGCAAGAAGTCGTTGCGTTTTGTCACCCACCAGGAGGGTGACGCCGCATCCAAGGAGATTGGCGCGCGGAAATACCTTGAGTGTTCCAGTCTCAGCGGCGAGGGAGTTGACGATgtcttcgaggccgccacGCGCGCAGCCCTGTTGACCTTtgagaagggcgagggcggcggctgctgcgtCATTCTGTGA